From a single Micromonospora sp. WMMD1102 genomic region:
- a CDS encoding glycosyltransferase 87 family protein, with the protein MAQGAGWRTRYQVLFVIALAVLVAGFLSVAAARHGFFDLRVYYGALHHWVRADGQIYDWLKPDSKYGFTYPPFAALVMLPLAYLNWPAAMVISVILTGLASALLIWWLVDPIARRTGWTRWFTLAVALCLAAAFEPMRETVNFGQVNMLLLFLVGADLLWLVAPVTPFGRRLPERYRRFAGVGIGLATAIKLTPGIFIVYLLVTGRWRAALVASGSAAGATLLAAAIAPDASREFWTTALWDTDRVGSLSFISNQSWQGVVARLDPDHPNTVLWLALVAATVAVWIWRVRATAAVGDEATGLALTGVVQSLVSPVTWVHHLVWLIPALILLVDNAYAAPAGSGRRRWLLRFAVFAYLVLISRLVWVWERRFDGLLGFLGSNFYVWISVALLLVLPVRGPSQLAEAAGVAEFEQPERRPSPRPLQFVGRPLAIGD; encoded by the coding sequence ATGGCGCAGGGTGCCGGTTGGCGTACCCGGTACCAGGTGCTGTTCGTGATCGCACTGGCCGTACTGGTCGCCGGGTTCCTCTCCGTGGCCGCCGCCCGGCACGGCTTCTTCGATCTGCGGGTCTACTACGGGGCGCTGCACCACTGGGTACGCGCCGACGGCCAGATCTACGACTGGCTCAAGCCGGACAGCAAGTACGGCTTCACCTATCCGCCGTTCGCCGCGCTGGTGATGCTGCCGCTGGCGTACCTGAACTGGCCGGCGGCGATGGTGATCAGCGTCATCCTGACCGGGCTGGCCAGCGCGTTGCTGATCTGGTGGCTTGTCGACCCGATCGCCCGCCGGACGGGCTGGACCCGGTGGTTCACCCTGGCCGTCGCCCTCTGCCTGGCGGCGGCCTTCGAGCCGATGCGTGAGACGGTCAACTTCGGCCAGGTGAACATGCTGCTGCTCTTCCTGGTCGGCGCCGACCTGCTCTGGCTGGTCGCCCCGGTCACCCCGTTCGGGCGGCGGCTGCCGGAACGGTACCGCCGGTTCGCCGGGGTGGGGATCGGGCTGGCCACCGCGATCAAGCTGACCCCGGGAATCTTCATCGTCTACCTGCTGGTCACCGGGCGCTGGCGGGCGGCGCTGGTGGCCAGCGGCAGCGCCGCCGGGGCCACCCTGCTCGCCGCCGCGATCGCCCCGGACGCGTCCCGGGAGTTCTGGACCACCGCACTCTGGGACACCGACCGGGTCGGTTCGCTGTCCTTCATTTCGAACCAGTCCTGGCAGGGCGTGGTCGCCCGGCTGGACCCGGACCATCCGAACACGGTGCTCTGGCTGGCGCTGGTGGCGGCGACGGTGGCGGTCTGGATCTGGCGGGTACGGGCCACGGCGGCGGTCGGTGACGAGGCGACCGGGCTGGCCCTGACCGGTGTGGTGCAGAGCCTGGTCAGCCCGGTCACCTGGGTACACCACCTGGTCTGGTTGATCCCGGCGCTGATCCTGCTCGTCGACAACGCCTACGCGGCCCCGGCCGGGAGCGGGCGGCGGCGCTGGCTGCTGCGGTTCGCCGTCTTCGCCTACCTGGTGCTGATCAGTCGACTGGTCTGGGTCTGGGAGCGCCGTTTCGACGGCCTGCTCGGCTTCCTGGGCAGCAACTTCTATGTCTGGATCAGCGTCGCACTGCTGCTGGTGCTACCCGTGCGGGGGCCGAGCCAGCTCGCCGAGGCGGCCGGCGTAGCGGAGTTCGAGCAGCCCGAGCGGCGGCCGTCCCCCCGGCCGTTGCAGTTCGTAGGTCGACCGCTCGCCATCGGCGACTAG
- the dapB gene encoding 4-hydroxy-tetrahydrodipicolinate reductase: MSDERAPVNDATDRPLRVGVLGARGRMGLEVCRAVEAAEGLELVARVDQDDPLSTVADAAAQVVVDFTNPDAVLGNLRWCVEQGIHVVVGTSGFTGQRLDQVRDWLAERPGVGVLIAPNFGIGAVLMMQFAARAARYFESVEIIEQHHPKKLDAPSGTATHTARLIAQARAEAGLGAVPDATKDELPGARGADVEGVRVHAVRATGLVAHQEVLFGTAGETLTIRHDSYDRASFMPGVLLAVRSVPHRPGLTVGIDPLL; encoded by the coding sequence GTGAGCGATGAGCGTGCACCTGTGAACGATGCGACGGACCGGCCGCTGCGGGTCGGCGTACTGGGCGCCCGGGGCCGGATGGGTCTCGAGGTGTGCCGGGCGGTGGAGGCGGCCGAGGGCCTCGAACTGGTGGCCAGGGTCGACCAGGACGACCCGCTCTCCACCGTGGCCGACGCGGCCGCGCAGGTGGTGGTCGACTTCACCAACCCGGACGCGGTGCTGGGCAACCTGCGCTGGTGCGTCGAGCAGGGCATCCACGTGGTCGTCGGCACCAGCGGCTTCACCGGCCAGCGACTCGACCAGGTGCGCGACTGGCTCGCCGAGCGGCCCGGGGTGGGCGTGCTGATCGCGCCGAACTTCGGGATCGGGGCGGTGCTGATGATGCAGTTCGCGGCGCGGGCGGCCCGGTACTTCGAGTCGGTCGAGATCATCGAGCAGCACCATCCGAAGAAGCTCGACGCGCCCAGTGGCACCGCCACGCACACCGCCCGGCTGATCGCCCAGGCTCGGGCCGAGGCGGGCCTGGGTGCCGTGCCGGACGCCACCAAGGACGAGCTGCCGGGTGCGCGCGGCGCCGACGTCGAGGGGGTACGCGTGCACGCGGTCCGGGCGACCGGCCTGGTCGCGCACCAGGAGGTGCTGTTCGGTACCGCCGGTGAGACGTTGACCATCCGGCACGACTCGTACGACCGGGCGTCGTTCATGCCGGGCGTACTGCTGGCGGTGCGCTCGGTGCCGCACCGCCCCGGCCTGACCGTCGGCATCGACCCACTGCTGTAA
- a CDS encoding DUF5954 family protein, with protein sequence MANHDRSVPDHLLIKIEQPDDPVSMISEDDARRRSLAYPKTMWGAPVFGLAEELDAGRWRIIRLDAEEPQYARDSLAHHLRTRHSETPDTSENATERAECETAYELLDWEPVDDLTVNGRRYRIIRAQPFIRIGPDGPEPPRPTDPDPYPPGQAEKAPSRMDGFVIDPTAGTGLTDGILRMEMTSAFHRAETVPDEVRAHSYQALDTHPNVVLLPVGFTVGGYVDGSWRPKSFDAYPTPQAARDAVSYSIVRPRMDENTTIEEFLATCERARAAHQPPRTDDFELNGVRCRVTRIETFVRVGPDGPEGPRPSDHDSQPPPARHVADLRAQGLMPDPD encoded by the coding sequence ATGGCCAATCACGACAGGTCGGTGCCTGATCACCTGCTGATCAAAATCGAGCAGCCGGACGACCCCGTCTCGATGATCTCCGAGGACGACGCCCGACGTCGCTCGCTCGCCTACCCCAAGACCATGTGGGGTGCCCCGGTCTTCGGCCTCGCCGAAGAACTGGATGCCGGTCGGTGGCGGATCATCCGGCTCGACGCCGAAGAGCCGCAGTACGCCCGGGACAGCCTCGCCCACCACCTCCGCACGCGGCACAGCGAGACACCGGACACTTCCGAGAACGCGACCGAGCGTGCCGAATGCGAAACCGCGTACGAACTGCTCGACTGGGAACCCGTCGACGACCTCACCGTCAACGGCCGCCGATACCGGATCATCCGCGCCCAACCGTTCATCCGGATAGGGCCGGACGGGCCCGAGCCGCCCCGACCCACCGACCCCGATCCGTACCCGCCCGGCCAGGCGGAGAAAGCTCCGTCCCGGATGGACGGGTTCGTCATCGACCCGACCGCCGGCACCGGGCTCACCGACGGAATCCTCCGGATGGAGATGACCTCCGCCTTCCACCGCGCGGAAACCGTCCCCGACGAGGTCCGCGCCCACTCCTACCAGGCACTGGACACCCACCCCAACGTGGTGCTGCTCCCGGTCGGTTTCACCGTCGGCGGTTACGTCGACGGCAGTTGGCGACCCAAGTCGTTCGACGCCTACCCGACCCCACAGGCTGCCCGGGACGCCGTCTCCTACTCCATCGTGCGGCCCCGGATGGACGAGAACACCACGATCGAGGAGTTCCTGGCGACGTGCGAGCGCGCCCGCGCGGCACACCAGCCGCCGCGTACCGACGACTTCGAACTGAACGGCGTGCGGTGCCGGGTCACCCGGATCGAAACCTTCGTCCGGGTCGGCCCCGACGGGCCGGAAGGGCCGCGCCCCTCGGACCACGACTCCCAACCACCACCGGCCCGACATGTCGCCGACCTTCGCGCCCAGGGCCTGATGCCCGACCCCGACTGA
- a CDS encoding nuclease-related domain-containing protein, with the protein MPTDRDSSVLTRSGLYVVELKHWQGVIEGSGTHWTRQLPNGRTFPEDNPYILANRKAKRLASLIKHYAPRNAQVPYVGAIVFLHARHEDRGRAPAGPRFRCSPRRTAG; encoded by the coding sequence ATGCCCACTGACCGGGATTCGTCGGTGCTCACCCGCAGTGGTCTGTACGTGGTGGAGCTGAAGCACTGGCAGGGTGTAATCGAGGGCAGCGGCACCCACTGGACCCGGCAGCTGCCGAACGGCCGGACGTTCCCGGAGGACAACCCGTACATCCTGGCGAACCGTAAGGCGAAGCGGCTGGCCAGCCTGATCAAGCACTACGCCCCCAGGAATGCGCAGGTGCCGTACGTGGGCGCGATCGTGTTCCTGCATGCCCGCCACGAGGATCGTGGCCGCGCACCGGCCGGACCGCGCTTCCGGTGCTCACCGAGGCGTACGGCAGGCTAG
- the rpsO gene encoding 30S ribosomal protein S15, translating into MALDQETKAKIRQEYATVEGDTGSPEVQVAVLTKRIADLTEHLKVHKHDHHSRRGLLLLVGRRRRLLNYMQKKDISRYRSLIERLGLRR; encoded by the coding sequence ATGGCGCTCGACCAGGAGACCAAGGCCAAGATCCGCCAGGAGTACGCGACCGTCGAGGGTGACACCGGGTCGCCCGAGGTTCAGGTGGCGGTACTGACCAAGCGGATCGCCGACCTCACCGAGCACCTCAAGGTGCACAAGCACGACCACCACAGCCGTCGTGGTCTGCTGCTGCTGGTGGGTCGCCGTCGGCGGCTGCTCAACTACATGCAGAAGAAGGACATCAGCCGCTACCGGTCGCTCATCGAGCGGCTCGGCCTGCGGCGGTGA
- a CDS encoding pitrilysin family protein, translating to MSNRISPGRVSPGRAVTRVVDSDPLGGTVRRTVLPSGLRVLTEAIPAMRSVSFGIWVAVGSRDETGSQAGVSHFLEHLLFKGTRKRSALDISAAIEAVGGETNAFTTKEYTCYYARVLDQDLPLAIDVMCDLVADSVLAAADVETERGVILEEIAMHDDEPGDEVHDLLARAVYGDHPLGRLISGTEETVSPMSRRQIQSFYRCRYTAPSIVIAAAGNLDHAEVVKLVRQALAGTSLDGEPAAPAPLRPAETRVRTSRPDSLVEHKETEQAHVVLGCPGIGRLDDRRFALGVLNNVLGGGMSSRLFQEIRERRGLAYSVYSYSSQYADTGLFAVYAGCAPGKVDEVLQLVRAELAEVAAHGVTDAELARGKGMAKGSYVLNLEDTGSRMSRLAKGELLFGDLLPVDELLARVDTVSADEVNTLAADLLARPMSLAVVGPFDGDDFSIARG from the coding sequence TTGTCGAATCGGATTTCGCCCGGTCGGGTTTCGCCGGGTCGGGCGGTGACCCGGGTGGTGGACAGCGACCCGCTCGGCGGCACCGTACGCCGTACCGTGCTGCCCAGCGGGCTGCGGGTGCTCACCGAGGCGATCCCGGCGATGCGCAGCGTCTCGTTCGGCATCTGGGTGGCGGTCGGCTCCCGGGACGAGACCGGTTCGCAGGCCGGTGTCTCGCACTTCCTGGAGCACCTGCTCTTCAAGGGCACCCGCAAGCGCAGCGCGCTGGACATCTCGGCGGCGATCGAGGCGGTGGGCGGCGAGACGAACGCCTTCACCACCAAGGAGTACACCTGCTACTACGCCCGGGTGCTCGACCAGGACCTGCCGCTGGCCATCGACGTGATGTGCGACCTGGTCGCCGACTCGGTGCTGGCCGCCGCCGACGTGGAGACCGAGCGCGGGGTGATCCTCGAAGAGATCGCCATGCACGACGACGAGCCCGGCGACGAGGTGCACGACCTGCTGGCCAGGGCGGTCTACGGCGACCATCCGCTGGGCCGGCTGATCTCCGGCACCGAGGAGACCGTCTCGCCGATGTCCCGCCGGCAGATCCAGAGCTTCTACCGGTGCCGTTACACCGCGCCGTCGATCGTGATCGCCGCCGCCGGCAATCTCGACCACGCCGAGGTGGTCAAGCTGGTCCGGCAGGCGCTGGCCGGTACGTCCCTCGACGGTGAGCCGGCCGCTCCGGCCCCGCTGCGTCCGGCCGAGACCCGGGTACGCACCAGCCGACCGGACAGCCTCGTCGAGCACAAGGAGACCGAGCAGGCGCACGTGGTGCTCGGCTGCCCCGGCATCGGCCGGCTCGACGACCGGCGGTTCGCCCTCGGGGTACTCAACAACGTGCTGGGCGGCGGCATGTCGAGCCGGCTCTTCCAGGAGATCCGCGAACGGCGTGGCCTGGCCTACTCGGTCTACTCCTACTCCAGCCAGTACGCCGACACCGGCCTCTTCGCCGTCTACGCGGGCTGTGCCCCGGGCAAGGTCGACGAGGTGCTGCAACTGGTCCGGGCCGAGTTGGCCGAGGTTGCCGCGCACGGCGTCACGGACGCCGAGCTGGCCCGGGGCAAGGGCATGGCGAAGGGCTCCTACGTGCTCAACCTGGAGGACACCGGGTCCCGGATGAGCCGGCTGGCAAAGGGCGAGCTGCTCTTCGGCGATTTGTTGCCGGTCGACGAGCTGCTGGCCCGGGTCGACACGGTGAGCGCGGACGAGGTGAACACGCTCGCCGCCGACCTGCTGGCCCGGCCGATGTCGCTGGCCGTGGTCGGCCCGTTCGACGGCGACGACTTCTCCATCGCCCGGGGCTGA
- a CDS encoding polyribonucleotide nucleotidyltransferase yields MTETSNPNSSTLGTQHRTAVIDNGSFGTREITFSTGRLAKQAAGSVLAQLGETVVLSATTAGRQPKEQFDFFPLTVDVEERMYAAGRIPGSFFRREGRPSEDAILTCRLIDRPLRPSFVKGLRNEVQVVETVLALDPQHPYDVVAINAASLSTKLSGLPFSGPIGATRMAHVDGQWVAFPTVEELSRATFDMVVAGRALPDGDVAIMMVEAEATEHTVALVAGGAPAPTEEVVASGLEAAKPAIRELCRAQSEIAEVAAKPVADFPVFLDYSDDVYEAVAGVARAEIGEALKIAGKADREEALDRIKDRVVEQLSGDFEGREKELSAAFRSLNKSEVRARVLREQVRMDGRGPRDIRPLTAEIAVLPRVHGSALFERGETQILGVTTLNMLRMEQALDTLSPEKTKRYMHNYNFPPYSTGETGRVGAPKRREIGHGALAERALIPVLPSREEFPYAIRQVSEALGSNGSTSMGSVCASTLALLSAGVPLKAPVAGIAMGLISDEVDGKTQYVTLTDILGAEDAFGDMDFKVAGTREFVTALQLDTKLDGIPSDVLAAALQQAYEARQVILGVMQEAIEGPATMSDYAPRVTTVRIPVDKIGMVIGPKGQTINAIQDETGAEISIEDDGTIYVGATNGPSAEAAVERINAIANPTLPKVGDKFLGTVVKTAAFGAFVSLLPGRDGLLHISKVGDGKRVERVEDFLNVGDKVEVQIADIDARGKIYLDKVRPEGAEAPAEASGGERPAGRDRGDRGPRDRGDRDRGDRGPSRGDRDGGEGGGEGGGGDAPRRRRNRHS; encoded by the coding sequence ATGACCGAAACGTCCAACCCCAACAGCAGCACGCTGGGCACCCAGCACCGCACCGCCGTGATCGACAACGGGTCCTTCGGCACCCGTGAGATCACCTTCTCGACCGGGCGGCTCGCCAAGCAGGCCGCCGGTTCCGTCCTCGCCCAGCTCGGCGAGACCGTGGTCCTCTCCGCGACCACCGCGGGCAGGCAGCCGAAGGAGCAGTTCGACTTCTTCCCGCTCACCGTCGACGTCGAGGAGCGGATGTACGCGGCGGGCCGGATCCCCGGCTCGTTCTTCCGCCGCGAGGGGCGGCCGAGCGAGGACGCCATCCTCACCTGCCGACTGATCGACCGGCCGCTGCGCCCCTCGTTCGTCAAGGGGCTGCGCAACGAGGTGCAGGTCGTCGAGACCGTGCTGGCGCTCGACCCGCAGCACCCGTACGACGTGGTGGCGATCAACGCCGCCTCGCTCTCCACCAAGCTCTCCGGCCTGCCGTTCTCCGGCCCGATCGGGGCGACCCGGATGGCGCACGTGGACGGCCAGTGGGTCGCCTTCCCGACCGTCGAGGAGCTGTCCCGGGCCACCTTCGACATGGTGGTCGCCGGCCGGGCGCTGCCGGACGGCGACGTCGCGATCATGATGGTCGAGGCGGAGGCCACCGAGCACACCGTGGCGCTGGTCGCCGGTGGTGCCCCGGCGCCGACCGAGGAGGTCGTGGCGAGCGGCCTGGAGGCGGCCAAGCCGGCCATCCGGGAGCTGTGCCGGGCGCAGAGCGAGATCGCCGAGGTGGCGGCCAAGCCGGTCGCCGACTTCCCGGTCTTCCTGGACTACTCCGACGACGTCTACGAGGCGGTCGCCGGGGTGGCCCGGGCCGAGATCGGCGAGGCGCTGAAGATCGCCGGCAAGGCGGACCGCGAAGAGGCGCTGGACCGGATCAAGGACCGGGTCGTCGAGCAGCTCTCCGGCGACTTCGAGGGCCGGGAAAAGGAACTCAGCGCGGCGTTCCGCTCGCTGAACAAGTCCGAGGTACGCGCCAGGGTGCTCCGCGAGCAGGTCCGGATGGACGGCCGCGGTCCCCGCGACATCCGGCCGCTGACCGCCGAGATCGCGGTGCTGCCCCGGGTGCACGGCTCGGCGCTCTTCGAGCGTGGCGAGACGCAGATCCTCGGCGTCACCACCCTGAACATGCTCCGGATGGAGCAGGCGCTGGACACCCTCTCCCCGGAGAAGACCAAGCGCTACATGCACAACTACAACTTCCCGCCGTACTCGACCGGTGAGACCGGCCGGGTGGGTGCGCCGAAGCGGCGCGAGATCGGGCACGGGGCGCTGGCCGAGCGGGCACTGATCCCGGTGCTGCCCAGCCGCGAGGAGTTCCCGTACGCGATCCGCCAGGTCTCCGAGGCGCTCGGCTCGAACGGCTCGACCTCGATGGGTTCGGTCTGCGCCTCCACCCTGGCGCTGCTGAGCGCCGGTGTGCCGCTGAAGGCGCCGGTCGCCGGCATCGCGATGGGCCTGATCTCGGACGAGGTCGACGGCAAGACGCAGTACGTGACGCTCACCGACATCCTCGGTGCCGAGGACGCCTTCGGCGACATGGACTTCAAGGTCGCCGGCACCAGGGAGTTCGTCACCGCGCTCCAGCTCGACACCAAGCTGGACGGCATCCCGTCCGACGTGCTGGCGGCGGCGCTGCAGCAGGCGTACGAGGCGCGGCAGGTGATCCTCGGCGTGATGCAGGAGGCGATCGAGGGTCCGGCCACGATGTCGGACTACGCCCCCCGGGTGACCACGGTGCGGATTCCGGTCGACAAGATCGGCATGGTGATCGGGCCGAAGGGCCAGACCATCAACGCCATCCAGGACGAGACCGGCGCCGAGATCTCGATCGAGGACGACGGCACCATCTACGTCGGGGCGACCAACGGCCCGTCGGCCGAGGCCGCGGTCGAGCGGATCAACGCGATCGCGAACCCGACGCTGCCGAAGGTCGGCGACAAGTTCCTCGGCACGGTGGTCAAGACCGCCGCGTTCGGTGCGTTCGTCTCGCTGCTGCCCGGCCGGGACGGCCTGCTGCACATCTCCAAGGTGGGCGACGGCAAGCGGGTCGAGCGGGTCGAGGACTTCCTCAACGTCGGCGACAAGGTCGAGGTGCAGATCGCCGACATCGACGCCCGGGGCAAGATCTACCTGGACAAGGTGCGGCCCGAGGGGGCGGAGGCGCCGGCCGAGGCGTCCGGCGGCGAGCGGCCGGCCGGCCGGGACCGCGGCGACCGGGGTCCGCGTGACCGCGGCGACCGGGACCGCGGCGACCGTGGCCCGAGCCGCGGCGACCGCGACGGTGGCGAGGGCGGCGGCGAGGGCGGTGGCGGCGACGCGCCGCGCCGTCGGCGCAACCGGCACAGCTGA
- a CDS encoding GNAT family N-acetyltransferase, whose product MALGYVRPARPSDAGEIARIQLATWRTAHRRMLPKHVLDNLDEEWLGRRWSAAVEAPPSERHRVLVAVEQAEQSYLVGFAASGPPDEQALAPQEPAEALGPAVVAVTDLLVEPRWGRRGHGSRLLAASVDLWRTDGFDTAVAWAFDADAATRKFLGGAGWEPDGAARALDVDDLLVPQLRLHVSLAAEPG is encoded by the coding sequence ATGGCTCTCGGGTACGTCCGCCCGGCGCGTCCGTCAGACGCCGGCGAGATCGCACGCATCCAACTCGCGACCTGGCGGACCGCGCACCGCAGGATGCTGCCCAAGCACGTGCTCGACAACCTGGACGAGGAGTGGCTCGGTCGCCGGTGGAGTGCGGCGGTCGAGGCGCCACCCTCCGAGCGGCACCGCGTCCTGGTCGCCGTCGAGCAGGCCGAACAATCGTATCTGGTGGGATTTGCCGCATCCGGGCCCCCCGACGAGCAGGCGCTGGCCCCGCAGGAACCGGCCGAGGCGCTCGGTCCGGCTGTGGTCGCCGTGACCGACCTGCTGGTCGAGCCGCGCTGGGGACGGCGCGGGCACGGCAGCCGGCTGCTCGCCGCCAGCGTCGACCTGTGGCGTACCGACGGCTTCGACACGGCGGTGGCCTGGGCGTTCGACGCCGACGCCGCGACCCGGAAGTTCCTCGGCGGTGCGGGCTGGGAGCCGGACGGCGCCGCCCGGGCGCTGGACGTCGACGACCTGCTGGTCCCGCAACTCCGGCTGCACGTCTCACTCGCCGCCGAACCCGGCTGA
- a CDS encoding serine protease: MSHSGSAQWRACIRDDRAAIRGAGIVLGDRHVLTCAHILLPQIAGAEARRPDQDFQVELVGHRAAGPAPRGRVSDGCWKPPQDDQRVDLALLGLAEPLPYGSGPVLRRLPSGARRAVRMFGFPATVPTGVWARTRLAGDGGPGGVWIQLDSEPTGPALEPGFSGTAVFDEETEHVLGIVVSYLAGRGSALSWMIPVETIIRYLPRVRGWVSGDSAVGSRWRRAWPVSRRR, encoded by the coding sequence GTGTCGCATTCGGGCAGCGCACAGTGGCGGGCGTGCATTCGGGACGATCGCGCCGCGATCCGTGGCGCGGGCATCGTCCTCGGTGACCGGCACGTGCTGACCTGTGCGCACATCCTGCTGCCGCAGATCGCGGGCGCGGAGGCCCGGCGGCCGGACCAGGACTTCCAGGTGGAGCTGGTCGGGCATCGTGCCGCCGGACCAGCTCCCCGGGGCCGCGTGTCCGACGGCTGCTGGAAACCGCCGCAGGACGACCAACGGGTCGACCTGGCCCTGCTCGGGCTCGCCGAACCGCTGCCGTACGGCTCCGGTCCGGTGCTGCGTCGGCTGCCGTCCGGTGCCCGTCGGGCGGTACGGATGTTCGGCTTCCCCGCGACGGTCCCGACCGGCGTCTGGGCCCGGACCCGGCTCGCCGGAGACGGCGGACCCGGCGGCGTGTGGATCCAACTCGACTCCGAGCCGACCGGCCCCGCCTTGGAGCCCGGGTTCAGCGGCACGGCGGTCTTCGACGAGGAGACCGAGCACGTCCTCGGGATCGTGGTCAGCTATCTCGCCGGTCGGGGCTCGGCACTCTCCTGGATGATCCCGGTCGAGACGATCATCAGATATCTACCCCGGGTACGCGGATGGGTCAGCGGCGACTCGGCGGTCGGAAGTCGCTGGCGGAGAGCCTGGCCGGTGAGCCGCCGCCGATGA
- a CDS encoding bifunctional riboflavin kinase/FAD synthetase, with translation MQRWRGYHGAPVGWGRSVVTIGVFDGIHQGHQAIIGHAVKRARDMGVQSVVVTFDPHPAEVVRAGSHPAVLTEPARKAELIEALGVDVLCVVPFTPDFSRLSPEAFVHDVLVEQLHAALVVVGENFRFGHRAAGDVALLERLGRTFGFGVEGAPLVADAETVFSSTYIRACVAAGDVTAAAAALGRPHRLEGVVVRGDQRGREIGFPTANLLCHRYAAVPADGIYAAWLIRRGGGPAGNGGQRLPAAVSIGTNPTFSGRERRIEAYVLDFTGDLYGERLALDFVAYLRETRSYEGIEPLVAQINADVEQTRELLG, from the coding sequence ATGCAGCGGTGGCGGGGGTACCACGGGGCGCCGGTCGGCTGGGGCCGTTCGGTGGTCACCATCGGGGTCTTCGACGGGATACACCAGGGGCACCAGGCGATCATCGGGCACGCCGTGAAGCGGGCCCGGGACATGGGCGTGCAGTCGGTGGTGGTCACCTTCGACCCGCACCCCGCCGAGGTGGTCCGGGCCGGCTCACATCCGGCGGTACTCACCGAACCGGCCCGCAAGGCGGAGCTGATCGAGGCACTCGGGGTGGACGTACTCTGCGTCGTGCCGTTCACCCCGGACTTCTCCCGGCTCTCGCCGGAGGCGTTCGTGCACGACGTACTCGTGGAGCAGTTGCACGCCGCGCTGGTGGTGGTGGGGGAGAACTTCCGGTTCGGCCACCGGGCCGCCGGGGACGTGGCGCTGCTGGAGCGGCTCGGCCGTACCTTCGGCTTCGGGGTCGAGGGCGCGCCGCTGGTCGCCGACGCGGAGACGGTCTTCTCGTCCACCTACATCCGGGCCTGCGTCGCCGCCGGTGACGTCACCGCCGCGGCGGCGGCGCTGGGCCGGCCACACCGGCTGGAGGGTGTGGTGGTCCGGGGCGACCAGCGGGGGCGGGAGATCGGCTTCCCCACCGCCAACCTGCTCTGCCACCGCTATGCGGCGGTGCCGGCGGACGGCATCTACGCGGCCTGGCTGATCCGCCGGGGCGGCGGTCCGGCCGGGAACGGCGGGCAGCGGCTCCCCGCCGCCGTGTCGATCGGCACGAACCCGACCTTTTCCGGCCGGGAGCGCCGGATCGAGGCGTACGTGCTGGACTTCACCGGCGATCTCTACGGTGAGCGACTTGCCCTGGACTTCGTGGCGTACCTGCGGGAAACGCGCAGCTACGAGGGGATCGAACCGCTTGTCGCGCAGATCAACGCGGACGTCGAGCAGACCCGGGAACTGCTCGGTTGA
- the truB gene encoding tRNA pseudouridine(55) synthase TruB — protein MSADGLIVVDKPGGMTSHDVVARIRRLARTRRVGHGGTLDPMATGVLVIGVGRATRLLTYVIGAGKSYTATIRLGQSTVTDDAEGEVVGTADAAGVTEEAVRAAVLPLTGEIDQVPSAVSAIKIDGQRAYKRVRDGEAVELAARRVTVSRLDVLDLRRDTVDGAAVLDVDVAVDCSSGTYIRALARDLGAALGVGGHLTALRRTAVGGFTLAEAATLPQLADRSPDVVNLTVEAAARRFFPQRQASIDEAKVLSHGGPLDPAGIVGPYAVFGPEGGLIAIVSDRDGRARAEIVLAPA, from the coding sequence GTGAGCGCTGACGGTCTGATCGTGGTCGACAAGCCCGGCGGCATGACGTCGCACGACGTGGTGGCCCGGATCCGCCGGCTGGCCCGGACCCGCCGGGTCGGGCACGGCGGCACCCTGGACCCGATGGCCACCGGCGTGCTGGTGATCGGGGTCGGCCGGGCGACCCGGCTGCTGACGTACGTGATCGGGGCCGGCAAGAGCTACACCGCGACGATCCGGCTCGGCCAGTCGACGGTGACCGACGACGCCGAGGGCGAGGTGGTCGGCACCGCCGACGCCGCCGGGGTCACCGAGGAGGCGGTGCGCGCCGCCGTGCTGCCGCTGACCGGCGAGATCGACCAGGTGCCGAGCGCGGTGAGCGCGATCAAGATCGACGGGCAGCGCGCCTACAAGCGGGTACGCGACGGCGAGGCGGTCGAGTTGGCCGCGCGTCGGGTCACCGTCTCCCGCCTCGACGTACTCGACCTTCGGCGCGACACCGTCGACGGGGCGGCGGTGCTGGACGTGGACGTGGCGGTGGACTGCTCCTCCGGGACGTACATCCGGGCGCTGGCCCGGGATCTCGGGGCCGCGCTCGGGGTCGGCGGGCACCTGACCGCGCTGCGGCGCACCGCGGTGGGCGGGTTCACCCTGGCCGAGGCGGCGACCCTGCCGCAGCTCGCGGACCGGTCCCCGGATGTGGTGAACCTCACGGTCGAGGCGGCGGCCCGGCGGTTCTTCCCGCAGCGGCAGGCCAGCATCGACGAGGCCAAGGTGCTCTCGCACGGCGGCCCGCTCGACCCGGCCGGCATCGTCGGGCCGTACGCGGTTTTCGGCCCCGAGGGCGGCCTGATCGCCATCGTCAGCGACCGGGACGGCCGGGCCCGGGCGGAGATCGTGCTCGCCCCGGCCTGA